The Deltaproteobacteria bacterium genome includes a region encoding these proteins:
- a CDS encoding PIN domain-containing protein, with product MSFSVDVNVLLYASTTESPLHARATAFLSECRRGADLFCLAWPTLMSYLRMVTHPAIVSPPLPPRDAEQNVASLVKLPNVRLLAEQDGFWDLYRASTRDVIVRGKLVPDAHLATLLRQHGVKVLYSNDRDFRKFDFLDVRNPFDTSE from the coding sequence GTGAGCTTTTCCGTCGACGTCAACGTGCTGCTCTACGCGAGCACGACCGAGAGCCCGTTGCATGCGCGCGCGACCGCGTTCCTCTCCGAATGTCGACGAGGGGCGGATCTCTTCTGTCTCGCATGGCCCACGCTCATGTCGTACCTCCGCATGGTCACCCATCCGGCGATCGTGTCACCACCTCTGCCGCCTCGTGATGCCGAACAGAATGTCGCGTCCCTCGTGAAGCTCCCGAACGTGCGACTCCTCGCCGAGCAGGACGGATTCTGGGATCTCTACCGTGCGAGCACGCGCGACGTGATCGTACGGGGAAAGCTCGTGCCGGATGCCCACCTCGCCACGCTCCTCAGACAGCACGGCGTGAAGGTTCTCTACAGCAACGATCGCGACTTTCGGAAGTTCGACTTCCTCGACGTGCGGAACCCCTTCGACACGAGCGAGTAG
- a CDS encoding antitoxin: protein MRTTVDIDQPILNDLKRLQRREGKSLGRLMSELLAEALGRRKSKAAAPPRFDWNVTRGRPLVDLDDKDRLYEILDSEAVQPARR from the coding sequence ATGCGGACGACCGTCGATATCGACCAGCCGATTCTGAATGATCTCAAGCGCCTGCAGCGGCGAGAAGGCAAGTCGCTCGGCCGCTTGATGTCCGAGCTGCTCGCGGAAGCTCTCGGACGGCGCAAGAGCAAGGCGGCGGCGCCCCCACGCTTCGACTGGAACGTGACGCGCGGTCGGCCATTGGTCGACCTGGACGACAAGGACCGCCTCTACGAAATTCTCGACTCGGAGGCCGTCCAGCCGGCGCGGCGGTGA
- a CDS encoding transposase — translation MHFHTLILEGVFTTAPDGTTRFDPAPPPTDREVAQLLAAVRTRILRLLRRRGVLAADDASDLATDPLADAAPVLAELTAAAVRGRSAFGDRAGTPVLRVGREPDAPWVATVGRRHAHLACFDLHADRAVPADDRAGLERLCRYLLRPPLAQDRLTRLTDGRIVCTLARPWHDGTRHLIFTPHEFLERLAAITPRPHINLVLYHGVLAPRARWRPPAPSAPAISTPLTRPPAPSLPLVPVAAAPTSTPPSSAPAVADPDPPAPSCAVSMIPTSPVASHPSPSAERTRRAWAWADLMRRVFALDVLACTACSGRLRFLATIEDPPVVAKILAHLGLPTAAPALTPARPPPEPAGFDVA, via the coding sequence GTGCACTTTCACACCCTGATCCTCGAGGGTGTCTTCACCACCGCCCCCGACGGCACCACGCGCTTCGATCCCGCGCCCCCGCCGACCGATCGCGAGGTCGCGCAGCTGCTCGCGGCCGTGCGCACCCGCATCCTGCGCCTCTTGCGACGCCGGGGCGTGCTCGCTGCCGACGACGCGTCCGACCTCGCGACCGATCCCCTTGCCGACGCGGCGCCTGTGCTCGCAGAGCTCACCGCCGCCGCCGTCCGCGGGCGATCGGCCTTCGGCGACCGCGCCGGCACGCCGGTCCTGCGGGTCGGCCGGGAACCCGATGCGCCGTGGGTCGCGACCGTCGGTCGCCGCCACGCGCATCTCGCGTGCTTCGATCTCCATGCCGATCGCGCGGTTCCCGCCGATGACCGGGCCGGGCTCGAACGCTTGTGCCGCTACCTCTTGCGCCCACCGCTGGCGCAGGACCGGCTCACCCGCCTCACCGACGGCCGCATCGTCTGCACGCTCGCGCGCCCATGGCACGACGGCACCCGCCACCTGATCTTTACGCCCCACGAATTCCTGGAACGCCTGGCGGCCATCACGCCGCGGCCGCACATCAATTTGGTCCTGTACCACGGCGTCCTGGCCCCGCGCGCTCGATGGCGCCCGCCCGCACCGAGTGCGCCCGCGATCTCCACACCGCTGACACGGCCGCCCGCGCCCTCGCTTCCGCTGGTGCCGGTCGCGGCGGCGCCGACATCGACGCCACCATCGTCGGCACCGGCCGTCGCGGACCCGGACCCGCCGGCCCCGTCGTGCGCCGTGTCGATGATCCCCACGTCACCCGTTGCCTCACATCCGTCGCCGAGTGCCGAACGGACGCGTCGCGCGTGGGCGTGGGCCGACTTGATGCGCCGGGTTTTCGCGTTGGACGTGCTCGCATGCACCGCCTGCAGCGGTCGCCTCCGCTTCCTCGCCACCATCGAGGACCCGCCGGTCGTTGCCAAGATCCTCGCCCACCTCGGGCTACCCACCGCGGCACCTGCCCTCACGCCTGCGCGGCCACCACCCGAACCCGCCGGGTTCGACGTCGCCTGA
- a CDS encoding sulfatase: MILRSGAVPRAALAAFLVATTLAGTSCQRQATAVPPRRVVLVSIDTLVPTHLGCYGYDRPTSPRLDAVAKEGVVFERATSPAPWTLPGHASMLTGLYPSHHGLRDHDVTLPESVATLASVLASHGFATAAVVNSHNLSPLFGLERGFQQYEYVKEEVARREPSRGITDRAIEWLGQHRDDRFFLFLHTYDVHSDYKSLPEYERQFVRPYTGPADGTTAQMIRARTGMLSLDRADAEHLKDLYDAGIRQYDDELGRLLDALGDDPRTMLIVTSDHGEEFGEHGGFLHGRTQFEEVVRIPLIVRGAGAPAGLRVDTTVSLIDVMPTILAAVGVPPPGPLDGVDLAPTWRGNAAAIGERTLFHEADHNNAEPDVTRAVRHDHEKLHFDRLLGTTLLFDLATDPGEQRDVSRARPERVEAFRADLEAFAKKHAATGASSVTLTPEQLERLKSLGYVR, translated from the coding sequence ATGATCCTCCGTTCCGGCGCCGTGCCGCGCGCGGCGCTGGCCGCGTTCCTCGTCGCGACGACGCTCGCGGGAACGTCCTGCCAGCGTCAGGCCACGGCGGTCCCGCCCCGGCGCGTCGTCCTGGTGTCGATCGACACGCTCGTGCCGACCCACCTCGGGTGCTACGGCTACGACCGTCCGACGTCGCCACGTCTCGACGCGGTCGCGAAGGAAGGCGTCGTCTTCGAGCGCGCGACGTCGCCGGCGCCGTGGACGCTGCCGGGACACGCCTCGATGCTGACGGGCCTCTACCCGAGCCATCACGGCCTTCGCGACCACGACGTCACGTTGCCCGAGAGCGTCGCGACTCTCGCCTCGGTGCTCGCGTCGCACGGGTTCGCGACCGCCGCGGTCGTGAACTCGCACAACCTGAGCCCGCTCTTCGGGCTGGAGCGCGGCTTCCAGCAGTACGAGTACGTGAAGGAGGAGGTCGCGCGGCGCGAGCCGTCGCGCGGCATCACCGATCGCGCGATCGAGTGGCTCGGCCAGCACAGGGACGATCGGTTCTTCCTCTTCCTCCACACCTACGACGTGCACAGCGACTACAAGTCGCTGCCCGAGTACGAGCGCCAGTTCGTACGCCCCTACACCGGGCCCGCGGACGGAACGACGGCGCAGATGATTCGAGCGCGCACGGGAATGCTCAGCCTCGACCGCGCCGACGCCGAACATTTGAAGGACCTCTACGACGCCGGTATCCGGCAGTACGACGACGAGCTCGGCCGCCTGCTCGATGCGCTCGGCGACGATCCGCGCACGATGCTGATCGTGACGTCGGACCACGGGGAGGAGTTCGGCGAGCACGGCGGCTTCCTGCACGGCCGGACGCAGTTCGAGGAGGTCGTCCGCATCCCGCTGATCGTGCGCGGCGCCGGCGCGCCGGCGGGCCTCCGGGTCGATACGACCGTCTCGCTGATCGACGTGATGCCGACGATCCTCGCGGCGGTGGGGGTGCCGCCGCCGGGTCCGCTCGACGGGGTTGACCTCGCGCCGACCTGGCGCGGCAACGCGGCGGCGATCGGCGAGCGCACGCTCTTCCACGAGGCCGACCACAACAATGCCGAACCCGACGTGACCCGCGCCGTACGGCACGACCACGAGAAGCTCCACTTCGATCGCTTGTTGGGGACGACGCTGCTCTTCGACCTCGCGACCGATCCCGGCGAGCAACGGGACGTGTCGCGCGCGCGCCCGGAGCGCGTCGAAGCCTTCCGCGCCGACCTCGAGGCGTTCGCGAAGAAGCACGCGGCGACGGGCGCAAGCTCGGTGACCCTCACGCCCGAGCAGCTCGAGCGTCTGAAGAGCCTCGGCTACGTCCGCTGA
- the asnS gene encoding asparagine--tRNA ligase, protein MRVWVEDVHRHVDGEVTLRGWLYGRRSSGKLHFLQVRDGSGTIQCVVFVKDVPTDVFERAGHVPQESSLEVTGTVRADARSPLGFELAVKDVRVLQEAHDYPITPKEHGPHFLLDHRHLWLRSSRQHAIMRVRASVVRACRDYFDRRGFTLIDAPIFTPSACEGTTSLFEVGYFDDKAYLTQSGQLYMEAAAMAFGKVYCFGPTFRAEKSKTRRHLTEFWMIEPEVAFADLDDDMALAEDFLVEVVGRVVGERTAELALLERDTAPLAKVQKPFPRVSYEEAIALLNAAGKPVAFGDDLGSDEETVLSKQYDRPVMVHRYPAASKAFYMKPDPADPRLALCVDVLAPEGYGEIIGGGQREDDLDALAGRIRAHGLPDEAFGWYLDLRRYGSVPHAGFGMGIERMVAWLCGLHHVRETIPFPRMLERLTP, encoded by the coding sequence ATGCGGGTCTGGGTCGAGGACGTGCATCGTCACGTCGACGGCGAGGTGACACTCCGGGGGTGGCTCTACGGCCGGCGCTCGAGCGGCAAGCTGCACTTCCTCCAAGTGCGCGACGGGAGCGGCACGATCCAGTGCGTGGTGTTCGTGAAGGACGTGCCGACCGACGTGTTCGAGCGCGCCGGCCACGTGCCGCAGGAGTCGTCGCTCGAGGTCACGGGCACCGTGCGCGCCGACGCGCGCTCTCCGCTCGGGTTCGAGCTCGCCGTGAAGGACGTGCGCGTCCTCCAGGAGGCGCACGACTACCCGATCACGCCGAAGGAGCACGGCCCGCACTTCCTGCTCGACCACCGTCATCTCTGGCTGCGCTCGTCGCGCCAGCACGCGATCATGCGCGTCCGGGCGAGCGTCGTGCGGGCGTGCCGCGACTACTTCGACCGCCGCGGCTTCACGCTGATCGACGCCCCGATCTTCACGCCGTCGGCTTGCGAAGGCACGACGTCGCTCTTCGAGGTCGGCTACTTCGACGACAAGGCCTACCTCACGCAGAGCGGCCAGCTCTACATGGAGGCCGCGGCGATGGCCTTCGGCAAGGTCTACTGCTTCGGCCCGACCTTCCGCGCCGAGAAGTCGAAGACGCGCCGGCACCTCACCGAGTTCTGGATGATCGAGCCCGAGGTCGCGTTCGCGGACCTCGACGACGACATGGCGCTCGCGGAGGATTTCCTGGTGGAGGTCGTCGGACGCGTCGTCGGGGAGCGCACCGCCGAGCTCGCGCTCCTCGAGCGCGACACCGCCCCGCTCGCCAAGGTGCAGAAGCCGTTCCCGCGCGTGAGCTACGAGGAGGCGATCGCGCTCCTGAACGCCGCGGGCAAGCCCGTGGCGTTCGGCGACGACCTCGGCAGCGACGAGGAGACGGTGCTCTCCAAGCAGTACGACCGGCCGGTCATGGTGCACCGCTATCCGGCCGCGTCGAAGGCCTTCTACATGAAGCCGGACCCCGCCGACCCGCGGCTCGCGCTCTGCGTCGACGTGCTCGCGCCCGAGGGCTACGGCGAGATCATCGGCGGCGGGCAGCGCGAGGACGATCTCGACGCGCTCGCCGGCCGCATCCGCGCCCACGGCCTCCCGGACGAGGCCTTCGGCTGGTACCTCGATCTCCGCCGCTACGGCTCGGTTCCGCACGCCGGCTTCGGGATGGGGATCGAGCGCATGGTCGCCTGGCTCTGCGGCCTGCACCACGTCCGCGAGACGATCCCGTTCCCGAGGATGCTCGAGCGCCTCACGCCGTGA
- a CDS encoding FAD-dependent oxidoreductase: MRDDLAAPFLPVSTYLESTPERTPALAGEARADVAVVGGGLTGLSTALALRRHGVDVVLLEREFCGFGASGRNAGHLTPTIGKDLPTLLMMYGEERTAAIVRFADHCVHRTERVIAELGIDCDYAPSGNVLAVVHPKQEKRLRRAAEVATRVGADVRFLEPDDMRARGLPPAFLCGALEGAGGTLDPGKLVLGLRRAALAAGVRIHESTRVLEVATTPSPAVRTAHGAVRAERVLMATNAWTREIGAPGAKILPLYVTLFETAPLDDGALARLGGWPNREGVYTAHEVLESYRLSARRTIVGGSKIPLYVWGGRPTGHGGPNAHTQTVIARAFRDRFPALAGTPIARFWGGWIAMTLTFLPSLGPLGADRRLWHALGYNGHGVAQATAVGEILADGIVGRDNEWARVFPKPAPTLPPEPLLWLTARGLLTLFGAIDRVTDHRLRSARS; the protein is encoded by the coding sequence ATGCGCGACGACCTCGCCGCCCCCTTCCTCCCGGTCAGCACCTACCTGGAGTCCACGCCGGAGCGCACGCCGGCGCTCGCCGGCGAGGCGCGGGCCGACGTCGCCGTCGTGGGGGGAGGGCTCACCGGGCTGTCGACGGCGCTCGCGCTCCGCCGGCACGGCGTCGACGTGGTCCTCCTCGAGCGCGAGTTCTGCGGCTTCGGCGCGAGCGGGCGGAACGCCGGCCATCTGACGCCGACGATCGGCAAGGACCTCCCGACGCTCCTCATGATGTACGGCGAGGAGCGCACGGCCGCGATCGTGCGCTTCGCCGACCACTGCGTGCATCGCACCGAGCGCGTCATCGCCGAGCTCGGCATCGACTGCGACTACGCGCCGTCGGGAAACGTGCTGGCGGTCGTGCACCCGAAGCAGGAGAAGCGCCTGCGGCGCGCGGCCGAGGTCGCGACGCGGGTGGGCGCGGACGTCCGCTTCCTCGAACCGGACGATATGCGCGCCCGCGGCCTGCCGCCCGCGTTCCTCTGCGGCGCGCTCGAGGGCGCCGGCGGCACGCTCGATCCCGGAAAGCTCGTGCTCGGCCTCCGCCGCGCCGCGCTCGCCGCCGGCGTCCGCATCCACGAGAGCACGCGCGTGCTCGAGGTCGCGACCACACCGTCACCGGCCGTGCGCACCGCGCACGGCGCGGTGCGCGCCGAGCGCGTCCTGATGGCGACGAACGCCTGGACGCGCGAGATCGGCGCGCCCGGCGCGAAGATCCTGCCGCTCTACGTAACGCTCTTCGAGACCGCGCCGCTCGACGACGGCGCGCTCGCGCGGCTCGGCGGCTGGCCGAACCGCGAGGGCGTCTACACCGCGCACGAGGTGCTCGAGAGCTATCGCCTGAGCGCCAGGCGCACGATCGTCGGCGGCTCGAAGATTCCCCTCTACGTCTGGGGCGGTCGCCCGACCGGACACGGCGGACCGAACGCTCACACGCAAACGGTCATCGCCCGCGCCTTTCGCGACCGCTTCCCGGCGCTCGCCGGGACGCCGATCGCGCGATTCTGGGGCGGCTGGATCGCGATGACCCTCACCTTCCTGCCCTCGCTCGGCCCGCTCGGCGCCGACCGCCGCCTCTGGCACGCGCTCGGCTACAACGGGCACGGCGTCGCGCAGGCGACCGCGGTCGGCGAGATCCTCGCCGACGGCATCGTCGGCCGCGACAACGAGTGGGCACGCGTCTTCCCGAAGCCCGCGCCGACGCTTCCTCCCGAGCCGCTCCTGTGGCTCACCGCGCGCGGCCTCCTCACGCTCTTCGGCGCGATCGACCGGGTGACGGACCACCGCCTCCGTTCGGCGCGCAGTTGA